Genomic segment of Bombus pyrosoma isolate SC7728 unplaced genomic scaffold, ASM1482585v1 HiC_scaffold_4723, whole genome shotgun sequence:
CTCTGATGCTTTCGCGATAATGGAAGGAAGCATAGCGGCGTTAGAGGCGGAAAACGATGCGCTTCGAAAAGAGCTGGCCTCGTGCTCCACGATAGAAAAGAGCAGCGAGACAGCGCGCCTGGACGCGATCGAACGGAAGATGGAGGAACTAGGCCCCACGCTGGTTCAACGGATGGAGAAACGCATCTAGTCCATTcagaaaagaattgaaaaggAGGTCACTCCCGAAGAGACCACGAGAAGGGTGGAGGAGCCTAGAGCACCAAATACATCAACGATTGAGGAAGGACAAGCGACCGCCGCGGAATGGCAGATAATCgcaagaaggaaaaagaagaaaaaggaggcaGCCGGAAAGCAACCGGCGAAAATAACTTCCAGGATAAGGGCAAAGAGCCCGAGGGAAGCCTTAGAGGGAGGAACGGAGAACGCGCgaaggggggggggggaacaAGCTGCCCCCCTCACATACAACGTGAACTTCAGCAACGATTACGCTGAAGGACAGATCGAGCCAATCATATGTGGAGGTGTTGGCCGTGGTAAGAATGCGCAAAGCAATAACAGGAGGCGTCGTCCTGGAGATCTCCGAGGACCAGAAAAGGGAGAAGGCCGCAGCGCTTGCAGCACGGCTGACCCACATCCTGGATCCAAGCAAGGTCCGCGTGGCGACACCCTTCCAGGCTGCGGAAGCAAGAGTGATCTGGGTAGACATCTCGGCCACCAAGGAAGATATTAGAAACACCTTGGCGAAGGAGAGCGGCTGCAAGGCGGAGGACATCCGACTGGGAGAGATCCGCTTCGCTCAAAACGGTCGGTGCAGTGAGGAAACTGGCACAGGCTGGCAAGGTCACCATAGGTTGGTCGATAGCAAAGGTCGAAGCCATCGAGCGATGACCTTTGCAATGCTACAGGTGTCTAGAGACTGGGCTCATAAGCAGAATGTGCAGCTCCAAGGAGGACAGGGGGCATTTATGTTACAGATGCGGCGACGCGGGACACCAAGCCAGAGCGTGCACAGCCGCGAACCCGAAATACCTGCTCTGCGAAGCGCTCGGAGCACCATCGGTACATAGAATGGGGGGACCGGCCTGCGCCCCCCCCCCGAAGAAGGAAACAAAAGGAATCATCCGTCGACCCGCCGATGATTGAGAAATGCGCATCCTGCAGACCAACTTGGGACGGTCGAGACGAGCACAAGACCTGCTCTACCAAACCATACGAGAGAGCACGGTCGCCCTAGCGGTAATGACCGAACTATACAGAGTTCTAGATACCCCGGACTGGACCGGAAGTGCAGACGAAATAGTAGCGGTCACCTGGACATCAACGCCGGGGGCGTTCGCCCACGCACTCCCGCTAGAGCGCGGGAACGGATACGTCGCGGTCGAGTGGGCAGGAATGGTGGTGGTGGGCGTGTACGTATCACCCAACAGCGGATGGGCAGCGTTCGAGGAGTTCCTGGACGGGATTGGCGACTGCGTCAGACGGCACTTTCCCCGGCAGATACTGGTGCTAGGAGACTTCAACGCGCACTCAGCGGAATGGGCAAACCCCAGGACCAACGCGCGCGGCCGCGCGCTGTCAGACTGGGCCGCGGGACTTGGGCTCCTACTGGTGAACAGGGGCACGACCAGCACCTGCGTGACGTGGAGGGGGAGCTCAGTCGTTGACATCACTTGGGCTTTCCCTGACACATTCAGACGAATCACAGGCTGGAGAGTAGCTGAAGGGATCGAGACACTCTCGGACCACCTCTACATATTCATGGAGGTGAAAGGCATGCCTGGACCTGGAACGGTGACCGCCGGTAATGGCCGCGACACACGGAGAAGAGGAAGTGCGCGCCCACCACCAAGGTGGAAAAGCAAGGAGAAGGACGACGATCTACTTTGAGCGTCTGCGACAGTGGCTGCCTGGAACTGGGAGGCCCCGAGAGAAACAAGCGTGGAGAAAGAGGCCGAGAACCTCCGTCGAGTCATGACGGCAATTTTCGACACGTCAATGCCACGAACCACGCCTGGCACCGGGCCGAGCAGAGCCGTGCATTGGTGGAGCCCCGACATCGCGGAGCTGAGGGCGAGATGCGTCTGGGTTCGAAGACGGTACCTGAGCGCCCGCCGCTGGCGACGACGTGACGAGGAAGAAGTCTCCCGGCGCTACCAAGCGTACCGCGCGCTACGGTGCTCATTACAGAAAGATATTAAGGTCGCGAAGAACCGTGCGTGGTCGGAACTGGTCGAAGCAGTAGCATCGGAGCGTAAGCATGGAGGGGTGGGATCGCGAATGCGATACCTGGGTCTCGACATCGACAGCCAGTGGACGTTCGAGCCGCACTTCGACTCCCTGATCCCGAGGGCGACGGCGGCCGCCAACGCCTTGTGCGGCCTGCTGCCGAACATTGGCGGGGCGGCAGTCGCAGAGCACCGACTATACGAGGGCGTTGTTCGGTCCCGGGTAATGTACGGGGCCCCGGTATGGGCGGACGATCTGATGGCGAGTCACCGCAGCATCCTGCTTCTCAGAAGGCTGCACAGGGTAACTGCCATCAGAATCGTCAGAGGATACCGAACAGTATCGCACGCGTCGGCGACCGTTCTGGCAGCGTCTCCGCCGTGGGAGCTCCGGGCGTTGATACTCAAGAAGAGGTACGGGCAAAGGAGACCGTGGTACCCGGGAGGGGACTCGGCCGAGCAGGCGGCCCCAGACGACCTAGCCGAGGAGGACGCATGGGACCAGTGGCGATCCCAGCTGATCAACGAAGCAAGCGAACACCGAGGCAGTTTTCCCAAATTGGGGGACATGGAGAAGCCGCCGCGGCCTCCCGCTCACCTTCAGAGTGACCCAGATATTCACGGGACACGGCGTGTTCGGGGAGTACCTGAGGAAAATCGGACGGGAGACGACGGACATCTGTCACCACTGCAGGGAAGACAGGGACACGGCGCAGCATACGCTGGAGGCCTGTCCGGCATGGGAGCTACCCCGCTACACCCTGCGGCAAGTCATAGGCGAGAGACTCACCTCCTCAGCGATCATAGCAGCGATGCTGAGCGAGCCACAGGAATATGAAGCTGTCCGCCTCTTCTGCGAGCGAATTATGCTCGCAAAGGAGCGAGCAGAAagggtgagaaagagaaactctCACCCGTGTaggataacgcgatggagGAGGATGGCAGTCAGGCGGCCCAGACCTAACTCGGAAACAGCCTTGACTCTCGAATCATATCTATAGACGAAAACAAAGTCGCCGTTATGAGCAACCGTTGATTTTAgacaaattcgaattttccgacccccccccccccgaccagtataaatgtATGGAATGAATGTTTTACAGTGAATGTATTGTACAGATGTTGGTTAGACAgaagaacgatatttttttaacatgaactaatcacaataacgCGCTGTAATCTAGGCAAACTTAATGGTtcatttgcaactctcgtcacaatggatccaacgttctctctcacgcggaccgcactctctcgacaacgctggCAACACTATCTCGAGAACAGAACTCGTattctctgacttctcgattgatTCTCcccgacttctcaactaacactCTCTGACTTCCCGATTGGCATTCACTGCTTTCACAtcccttttgtcttttcttagacccaccacgcacgCGTTCCacaaccgctcgtggccagggTCACGTAGACCCTTTTTATTCTAACTATTCAATTGAAGGACtaacgacacattgatgggcccaCCGGCGCCTCGgttctcgggacattgtttatggttcaaTCGACATCTCTTAGGCCCttttccacgatactacataaaCATACGGACGCGATCGCGGGCGAGgagtaatatacatattctatCGGTGCGAATACAGTAAACGAGCGTCTTACGACAGtttgtactttatttatttacttaattatttaacttattcgaaatatatttgacgggtTGCGAAAGCAATCCCTAGCTCTCCTTATTTCACATTATCTATCCTTGACCAATCCCgctaaaaattattatggaAATGTATAAAGGATGCAGAACAACTACTAAAACAAGTGATAGCAAAGGGGTCGTGGTCGACATCCTTAGAGGAGTTAAGCAGGGTGATCTTCTGCCACTGCTGCTATTCAATCTGTATCTGGAGCCACTGCTggagaatattgaaaatgagaCCAGTGGCATTAAAGTGAACGATCAGAGAAAAGTTCCCGTTCTGCCGACGAGATAGTATTGCTTGCCGAGGATGAGAGGAAGGCGCAACGACAGTTGGATGCTCTCCACCAGTACTTAAGCAGCCtggaaatgaatatttctggGGAGAAGAGTCAGTCTTTCCAGATGGTCGCCAAAAGGGACACCTGGTTCATAAAAGTCTCACAAATTAAACCTAAAAAGTATCGCATACCATCAGTCGATCCCGAAGAGGCCTTCAAGTATTTAGGTGCCCAAATGGGGCCTTGGAAGGGTATTCACTGTGGCATAATAGTGCTAGAAATTCTGAGCATTATAAGGAGACTAAAAGAGCTCTCTTTAAAACCATGCCAGAAAATCAAGTTAGTAACTAAGTACATCTTCCCTCGCTCCATCTACCACCTGTTCAATCCTCCAAGCGATACAGTCTTAAAATTGTTGGATAGCGAAGACAGACAGGAAATAAAGGCAATACTACATCTTGTGCCTTCAGCAGCCCCTGGATTCTTTTACACTCCTAAAGCAAACAAAGGTCTAGGTATACCTATATTCAAACATCTTGTAAAGCTCGGTACCCTAAAGAGTGCCATCAAAATTAAGTACTCTACCGACCCAGCAGCCGCAAGTTTGATCGGCGAGGACACAAATTCGAAACTGAAAAGAATGGCGAATTCCTTAAGGATTAATTGGCCAGTCACTTCCGAGGACGTGGAAAAGCtagaaaaagtttaaaaaggGAACACTTGAACCAATGTGCCGAACTTAAAAGTCAAGGCCAAGGTGTTTCTGACTTCACAAGAGAGAAAATTGGCAATGTGTGGATTAAGGAGTATCACTTGCTCAAGCCACCTACGTACATCGATGCTTTAAGATTGAGGACCAACACCTTTGGTGTGAAAACTGTATTGGCACGGGCtgacaagaaaataaatgttaattg
This window contains:
- the LOC122577484 gene encoding uncharacterized protein LOC122577484; protein product: MRILQTNLGRSRRAQDLLYQTIRESTVALAVMTELYRVLDTPDWTGSADEIVAVTWTSTPGAFAHALPLERGNGYVAVEWAGMVVVGVYVSPNSGWAAFEEFLDGIGDCVRRHFPRQILVLGDFNAHSAEWANPRTNARGRALSDWAAGLGLLLVNRGTTSTCVTWRGSSVVDITWAFPDTFRRITGWRVAEGIETLSDHLYIFMEVKGMPGPGTVTAGNGRDTRRRGSARPPPRWKSKEKDDDLL